Proteins encoded together in one Telopea speciosissima isolate NSW1024214 ecotype Mountain lineage chromosome 4, Tspe_v1, whole genome shotgun sequence window:
- the LOC122659647 gene encoding NAD(P)H-quinone oxidoreductase subunit T, chloroplastic-like — translation MALTTSPLALSLLLGSLKGGKSSKEAQIRSRSSSSGRRSFLRVFASETPSEQRKRAAAGVDTRIHWENPDEGWIGGTSNSSQPTIEEEKQNLLGKNYSDLLKEYSDSHYQFLGVSSDADLEEIKAAYRRLSKEYHPDTTSLPLKTASDKFMKLREVYDTLSNEETRKFYDWTLAKEAASRQAEKMKMKLEDPREQELQNWVSVPDMVDRLDGKNMKLSDQAMTALTIDIIIIIFSILSIIVYALFFQPS, via the exons ATGGCTCTCACGACATCTCCTCTGGCCTTGTCTTTGCTCCTTGGAAGCCTGAAAGGAGGGAAGAGCTCGAAGGAAGCCCAGATAAGAAGCAGAAGTAGCAGCagtggtagaagaagcttcttGCGTGTTTTCGCATCGGAAACCCCCTCTGAACAGCGCAAAAGGGCCGCAGCGGGAGTTGATACCAGAATTCACTGGGAAAACCCTGATGAGGGTTGGATTGGAGGGACTAGTAATTCATCACAGCCAACAATTGAGGAAGAAAAACAGAATCTCTTAGGGAAAAACTACTCTGATTTGTTGAAAGAGTACTCTGATTCTCATTACCA GTTCTTAGGAGTATCTTCCGACGCTGACTTGGAAGAGATCAAAGCCGCTTATCGAAGGCTATCAAAAGAGTACCATCCTGACACAACATCACTACCCTTGAAAACGGCATCCGATAAGTTCATGAAACTAAGAGAGGTATATGATACGTTGAGTAATGAGGAGACCCGAAAGTTCTACGACTGGACATTAGCTAAAGAGGCTGCCAGTCGACAAGctgagaagatgaagatgaagttggAAGATCCTCGTGAGCAAGAACTGCAGAATTGGGTGTCTGTACCAGATATGGTTGATCGTCTAGATGGGAAAAACATGAAGCTGAGTGATCAAGCTATGACAGCTCTCACCATtgatattattatcattatcttTTCAATTCTATCCATCATTGTTTATGCTCTCTTCTTTCAGCCATCATAG